A DNA window from Danio aesculapii chromosome 1, fDanAes4.1, whole genome shotgun sequence contains the following coding sequences:
- the snrpb2 gene encoding U2 small nuclear ribonucleoprotein B'': protein MDIRPNHTIYINNVNDKIKKEELKRSLYALFSQFGQIMDIVALKTMRMRGQAFVIFKELSAATNALRQLQGFPFYNKPMRIQYAKTDSDLVSKMRGTYGDKEKKKEKKKKAQEQAANANKKPAGTVNTQPPPPATVQIPDNPPNYILFLNNLPEETNEMMLSMLFNQFPGFKEVRLVPGKHDISFVEFESEAQAGVAKDALQGFRITATCAMKITYAKK, encoded by the exons ATGGACATCCGGCCGAATCACACCATCTACATCAACAATGTTAATGATAAGATCAAGAAAGAAG AGCTGAAGAGGTCACTGTACGCCTTATTCTCGCAGTTCGGCCAGATTATGGACATCGTGGCTTTGAAGACCATGAGGATGAGGGGTCAGGCGTTTGTGATCTTCAAGGAGCTTTCAGCAGCCACCAATGCCCTCAGACAGCTTCAGGGATTCCCTTTCTACAATAAACCCATG CGAATACAGTATGCAAAGACAGACTCCGACTTGGTCTCTAAGATGAGAGGCACGTATGGAGATAAAGAgaagaagaaagagaagaaaaagaaagctCAGGAACAGGCAGCCAACGCCAACAAGAAGCCGGCG gGAACTGTAAACACACAACCTCCTCCACCTGCCACAGTCCAG atcCCGGATAACCCTCCAAATTATATTCTGTTCCTGAATAATCTTCCTGAAGAAACCAACGAGATGATGCTCTCCATGTTATTCAACCA gtttCCTGGCTTTAAAGAAGTGCGTTTGGTGCCTGGAAAACACGATATTTCGTTTGTGGAGTTTGAAAGCGAAGCTCAAGCAGGAGTGGCAAAAGATGCACTTCAGGGGTTCAGAATCACAGCCACGTGTGCCATGAAGATCACCTACGCCAAAAAGTGA
- the rnaseh2a gene encoding ribonuclease H2 subunit A, with protein sequence MDLSDFEADNSVSCRLSSSIPDVCKTEDCCLGIDEAGRGPVLGPMVYGICFCPVSRKEDLKNLKVADSKTLTEAERENLFAKLDEAKSFVGWALQILSPNTISTSMLQRAKYNLNALSHDAAIGLVQFALDSGVQLKEVFVDTVGPAEKYQDKLSQRFPGVEVTVRPKADSLFPIVSAASICAKVARDHAVKSWRFAEDLGDVDTDYGSGYPNDPKTKSWLLKYLDPVFGYPQFVRFSWSTAQTLLDSKAVTVHWDDDEEDGEKAAARQNNASMLSYFSRNKPSELTHTRDAHRFFTERKLQSINTL encoded by the exons ATGGATCTGAGTGATTTTGAGGCGGATAACTCTGTCAGCTGCCGCTTGTCATCGTCTATCCCAGACGTGTGTAAGACTGAGGACTGCTGCCTGGGCATTGATGAGGCGGGCAGGGGACCCGTATTAG GACCCATGGTGTACGGCATATGCTTCTGCCCTGTATCCCGAAAAGAAGACCTGAAGAATTTAAAAGTGGCAG ACTCAAAGACGCTGACGGAGGCAGAGCGAGAGAACCTGTTTGCGAAGCTCGATGAGGCCAAAAGTTTCGTAGGCTGGGCCCTTCAGATCCTCTCGCCCAACACGATTTCCACCAGCATGCTGCAAAG agcAAAATACAATCTGAATGCTCTGTCACACGATGCAGCGATTGGCCTGGTGCAGTTTGCTCTGGATTCTGGCGTACAGCTCAAAGAG GTGTTTGTGGACACTGTGGGACCAGCAGAGAAGTATCAGGACAAGCTGTCGCAGCGGTTCCCCGGGGTGGAGGTCACAGTCCGTCCCAAAGCTGATTCCCTATTCCCAATCGTCAGTGCTGCCAGCATCTGTGCCAAG GTGGCCAGAGACCATGCTGTCAAATCCTGGAGGTTTGCTGAAGATTTGGGTGACGTGGACACAGATTATGGCTCTGGGTATCCTAATG acCCCAAAACCAAGAGCTGGCTGCTGAAGTATCTGGACCCAGTGTTTGGTTATCCTCAGTTTGTGCGCTTCAGCTGGAGCACCGCGCAGACGCTGCTGGACAGTAAAGCTGTTACCGTTCACTG ggatgatgatgaagaggatggAGAAAAAGCTGCAGCTCGCCAGAACAACGCCTCTATGTTGTCCTATTTTAGTCGCAATAAACCCtctgagctcacacacacacgagaCGCACACCGCTTCTTCACTGAGCGCAAACTGCAGAGCATAAACACACTCTGA